In the Deltaproteobacteria bacterium genome, one interval contains:
- a CDS encoding glycosyltransferase family 2 protein, whose translation MRSARARRPRSCARCSRSWREEPAVDRPSVDCYQSRYMISPAEAPLAAPAVRLSSLSAFFPAHNEEENLVPMAAALLSILPAVADEWELVVVDDGSEDATGRLADELAARHPRVRAVHHRTNRGYGAAVRSGLAAARYDYVFFTDGDHQFDVRQIVRLIPALDRADAVVGYREHRSDPALRRLNAAGWNLLVRVLLGLPVRDVNCAFKLLRRKALSGIALEAEGAMVSAELLARLQSRGARIVEVAVDHFPRRHGTPSGARPRVIARAFVELARLYRRVRAGS comes from the coding sequence ATGCGCTCCGCGCGAGCCCGGCGACCGCGTTCGTGCGCGCGGTGCTCGAGGAGCTGGCGCGAGGAACCGGCGGTTGATCGCCCCTCGGTCGACTGCTACCAGAGCCGCTACATGATTTCGCCGGCGGAAGCACCGCTGGCGGCCCCCGCGGTCCGCCTGTCGAGCCTGTCTGCCTTCTTTCCGGCCCACAACGAGGAGGAGAACCTCGTCCCGATGGCCGCGGCGTTGCTTTCCATCCTGCCCGCCGTGGCCGACGAGTGGGAGCTCGTGGTCGTCGACGACGGCAGCGAGGATGCGACGGGCCGGCTCGCCGACGAGCTGGCGGCCCGCCACCCGCGCGTCCGCGCCGTCCATCATCGGACGAATCGCGGCTACGGGGCCGCCGTGCGCAGCGGGCTCGCCGCCGCGCGCTACGACTACGTCTTCTTCACCGACGGTGACCACCAGTTCGACGTGCGGCAGATCGTGCGTCTCATCCCCGCCCTCGACCGGGCCGACGCGGTCGTCGGCTACCGGGAGCATCGATCGGATCCGGCTCTCCGCCGCCTCAACGCCGCCGGCTGGAACCTCCTCGTGCGCGTACTGCTCGGCCTGCCGGTGCGCGACGTGAACTGCGCCTTCAAGCTGCTGCGGCGGAAGGCGCTCAGCGGCATCGCGCTCGAGGCCGAGGGCGCGATGGTCTCGGCGGAGCTCCTCGCTCGGCTGCAGTCGCGTGGCGCCCGGATCGTGGAGGTCGCCGTTGATCACTTCCCACGCCGCCACGGCACGCCGAGCGGCGCCCGGCCGCGGGTGATCGCGCGCGCCTTCGTGGAGCTCGCGCGCCTCTACCGTCGGGTCAGGGCCGGCAGCTGA